One Gelria sp. Kuro-4 DNA segment encodes these proteins:
- a CDS encoding lactate utilization protein produces the protein MEDKLARAQVALERHGIKTTVVDTPEEAKAFILKEVRPGQRVGVGGSRSIEALGVVPELEALGCRVAWHWRGNGPEEVLALRRAQLSADVFLASSNAVTEDGRLVNVDGVGNRVGAMVFGPPKVILVCGQNKVVPDLEAALDRVHNVAAPLNGRRLNTGTPCAVAGRCTDCNSPGRMCAVTVIIERRPQKTDLQVVLVRTDLGY, from the coding sequence ATGGAAGACAAACTTGCCCGCGCCCAGGTTGCGCTCGAAAGGCACGGCATCAAGACCACCGTGGTGGACACGCCGGAAGAGGCGAAAGCCTTCATCCTTAAGGAAGTACGGCCGGGCCAGCGCGTCGGCGTGGGCGGCTCGCGCAGCATCGAGGCGCTCGGCGTGGTACCGGAGCTGGAGGCGCTGGGTTGCCGGGTCGCCTGGCACTGGCGCGGGAACGGCCCGGAGGAAGTGCTGGCCCTGCGGCGGGCTCAGCTGAGCGCCGATGTATTCCTGGCCAGCTCCAACGCCGTCACCGAGGACGGTCGCCTGGTGAACGTCGACGGGGTAGGCAACCGCGTGGGCGCCATGGTCTTCGGACCGCCCAAAGTCATCCTGGTGTGCGGGCAGAACAAAGTGGTGCCCGATCTCGAGGCCGCGCTGGACCGCGTGCACAACGTGGCGGCTCCGCTCAACGGCCGGCGGCTCAACACCGGAACGCCCTGTGCCGTAGCCGGACGGTGTACCGACTGCAACTCGCCCGGCCGTATGTGCGCCGTGACCGTGATCATCGAGCGGCGGCCGCAGAAGACGGACCTGCAGGTGGTACTCGTCCGCACTGACTTAGGTTATTAG
- a CDS encoding FMN-binding protein, whose amino-acid sequence MKRILVLSLAFALTLSLLAGCSALKPQERPQGRQQGAGAQPPAAAKTYSDGTYTAASDADDHGYALATVTIKDDKITAVQLKEVTEKAVDKDFNTYPYAPSKEANAEMAERFVEKNSVDVDDYTKATHSSQKYKQAVRRALEKAKVTPAVMTAYFDGTFMGRSKAGEHGYAIALVTIKGDKVTDVKLNEVTEKNEFKDYTKYPYKKSVEAHDQLPAKFVESNGRPVDAFTGATQSTEAFNEAVASAMEQAKVK is encoded by the coding sequence ATGAAGCGCATCCTGGTGCTGAGTTTGGCCTTCGCTCTTACCCTGAGCCTTCTGGCCGGTTGCTCGGCGCTCAAGCCGCAGGAGCGGCCCCAGGGCCGGCAACAAGGGGCTGGAGCCCAGCCGCCGGCTGCCGCTAAGACGTACAGCGATGGTACTTACACCGCGGCGTCCGACGCCGATGATCACGGCTACGCCCTGGCTACCGTGACCATTAAGGACGACAAAATCACCGCCGTCCAGCTGAAAGAGGTTACCGAGAAGGCCGTCGACAAGGACTTCAACACTTATCCTTACGCGCCTTCCAAAGAAGCCAACGCCGAAATGGCTGAGCGCTTCGTAGAGAAGAACTCGGTGGACGTAGACGACTACACCAAGGCGACCCACAGCAGCCAAAAATACAAACAGGCCGTCAGGCGGGCCCTGGAGAAGGCGAAGGTTACGCCCGCAGTTATGACCGCCTACTTCGACGGCACCTTTATGGGCCGGTCCAAGGCCGGCGAGCACGGCTACGCCATCGCCCTGGTCACCATAAAGGGCGACAAGGTGACGGATGTCAAGCTCAACGAGGTCACCGAGAAGAACGAGTTCAAGGATTACACCAAGTACCCGTACAAGAAGTCTGTGGAAGCCCACGACCAGCTCCCGGCCAAGTTCGTGGAGTCCAACGGCCGGCCGGTGGACGCCTTCACCGGCGCCACGCAGAGCACCGAGGCCTTCAACGAGGCCGTGGCGAGCGCCATGGAGCAGGCCAAGGTAAAATAA
- a CDS encoding YmaF family protein: MPENAEEPGPALKQAEELYRIHVHAQTGATSVAAGHVHMHPGVSGAAQGRGASHYHRLWGATTYNDGHFHTYNGQTGPAELLGDGYHTHYFRFDTSYNEGHDHVLAGFVEPVREMPG, from the coding sequence ATGCCGGAGAACGCCGAGGAACCTGGACCCGCACTCAAGCAGGCTGAGGAGCTTTACCGGATTCACGTTCACGCGCAGACGGGAGCTACCAGCGTGGCTGCCGGGCATGTGCACATGCATCCTGGTGTGAGCGGAGCGGCCCAGGGCAGGGGCGCGAGCCACTACCACCGTCTGTGGGGCGCCACCACGTACAACGACGGCCACTTCCACACCTACAACGGCCAGACGGGACCGGCAGAGCTGCTGGGCGATGGCTACCATACCCACTACTTCCGGTTCGATACCTCTTACAACGAAGGCCATGACCACGTGTTGGCCGGTTTCGTTGAACCCGTCCGCGAGATGCCTGGTTAA
- a CDS encoding Hsp20/alpha crystallin family protein yields MALMRWDPFQDLWQVREEVNRLFDHTLSRYPALAGRRGWQPAVDMYEDEKEVVVKAEIPGVEPKDVDITVTADSLSLRGELKEEREEREDGYVRSERRFGQFYRTLTLPAEVKPEEAKATFKNGVLEVRVPKAAEGRTKGVKVKINEVH; encoded by the coding sequence ATGGCCTTGATGCGCTGGGATCCTTTCCAGGACCTGTGGCAGGTTCGCGAAGAGGTGAACCGGCTCTTCGATCACACGCTGAGCCGTTACCCAGCCCTGGCCGGGCGGCGCGGCTGGCAGCCGGCCGTAGATATGTACGAAGACGAAAAAGAAGTCGTTGTCAAAGCCGAGATCCCCGGGGTGGAACCAAAGGATGTCGACATCACTGTGACGGCCGACAGTCTGAGCCTGCGCGGGGAGCTCAAGGAAGAGAGGGAAGAACGCGAAGACGGTTATGTAAGGTCGGAGCGCCGCTTCGGGCAGTTTTACCGCACCCTGACGCTGCCGGCCGAGGTGAAGCCGGAGGAGGCCAAGGCCACGTTTAAAAACGGTGTGCTCGAGGTACGCGTGCCCAAAGCCGCAGAGGGCCGAACCAAAGGGGTCAAGGTAAAGATCAACGAGGTTCACTAG
- a CDS encoding DUF362 domain-containing protein, whose product MAAEVFFTDMRTRAEHNLLDKVDRLFTASGFASLIAPGDFVALKVHVGEAGNTTYVRPQFVRRVVDKVKAAGGKPFLTDCNTLYRGSRANAVDHLQTAVENGFGWAQVGAPVIIADGLTGHDYVEVEVGQKHFPKVKIGSAAYHADALIAISHFKGHEAVGFGGALKNIGMGLGSRAAKQMMHSDLKPQVITDKCTACGRCTRWCPQQAITLVERHSAINEAVCIGCGECTITCPVGAIRVNWKTSPEAIQEKIVEHAYGVLKDKAGKAGFITFIMDVTPECDCASWSDASLVPNIGILASRDPVAIDQAAADLVLAAPGLAGTRLGEKNAAPDKFRTVYPHIDWSVQLAYAEKIGLGTRSYHLTRL is encoded by the coding sequence ATGGCAGCAGAAGTGTTTTTCACTGACATGCGCACGCGTGCGGAACATAACCTGCTCGACAAGGTGGACCGGCTTTTTACCGCGTCCGGCTTTGCCTCGCTGATTGCGCCGGGCGATTTTGTCGCCCTCAAGGTGCACGTGGGCGAGGCGGGGAACACCACCTACGTGCGGCCGCAGTTTGTGCGCCGCGTGGTGGACAAGGTTAAGGCGGCCGGCGGCAAACCCTTCCTTACCGACTGCAACACCCTCTACCGCGGCAGCCGCGCCAACGCCGTGGATCACCTGCAGACGGCGGTGGAGAACGGTTTCGGTTGGGCACAGGTGGGCGCCCCGGTCATCATCGCCGACGGGCTGACCGGACACGACTACGTAGAGGTGGAGGTGGGCCAGAAACACTTCCCCAAGGTGAAAATCGGCAGCGCCGCCTACCACGCCGACGCGCTCATCGCCATCTCCCACTTCAAGGGTCACGAAGCGGTGGGCTTCGGCGGGGCGCTCAAGAACATCGGTATGGGGCTCGGTTCCCGCGCCGCCAAGCAGATGATGCACTCCGACCTTAAGCCCCAGGTGATCACCGACAAGTGTACCGCCTGCGGCCGCTGTACCCGCTGGTGCCCGCAGCAGGCCATCACCCTGGTGGAGCGGCACAGCGCCATCAACGAGGCGGTCTGCATCGGCTGCGGCGAGTGCACCATCACCTGCCCCGTAGGCGCCATCCGCGTCAACTGGAAGACCAGCCCCGAGGCCATCCAGGAGAAAATCGTCGAGCACGCCTACGGCGTCCTCAAAGATAAGGCCGGCAAGGCAGGCTTCATCACCTTCATCATGGACGTCACCCCCGAGTGCGACTGCGCCTCCTGGAGCGATGCGTCCCTCGTACCCAACATCGGTATCCTGGCCTCCCGCGACCCGGTGGCCATCGACCAGGCCGCCGCCGATCTCGTCCTCGCAGCCCCCGGCCTTGCCGGCACCCGCCTGGGGGAGAAAAATGCCGCGCCCGACAAGTTCCGCACCGTTTATCCCCACATCGATTGGAGCGTCCAGCTTGCCTACGCCGAAAAAATCGGCCTCGGCACCCGCTCCTACCACCTCACCCGCCTCTAA
- a CDS encoding Ger(x)C family spore germination protein — translation MTPTKQKVKTVIALALIVFLSARGWGSSRDLEKRAFILAEGVDSNPEGGFRAFYHIVVPRAAAGGGGEAGGRGGGGGGGQKPVLVETATAKSLWEARQAMQEKVNNPLFFGHLQAVVIGEDLARQGIKEVLDTMLRSADVRRKAWIIIGEEGAGKILNTLPKLEAVPSLYLARTLEMQDYLKMITPLRLGEFMTKASAPGEAPVAALLKAEKDTVRLSGLAVFKGDKMVGKLNTPETRHFLLAAMGRGLGPERIPAPRGNGTLVYTITGAQRLVKPSVRGNEVSLSVRVRVEGNIMEKNGATSLADEAYLREVEAAVAAKLQADCRTVLRHFQKDFRTDAYGFGAIIQARYPKVWRQIDWEKEFPDVPINIRVEAEVRRLGMAAN, via the coding sequence ATGACGCCGACCAAGCAAAAAGTTAAGACGGTAATCGCCCTTGCCCTCATTGTCTTCCTCAGCGCCCGGGGCTGGGGCAGCTCCCGGGACCTGGAAAAGCGCGCCTTCATCCTGGCCGAAGGTGTGGACAGCAACCCGGAAGGCGGTTTCCGCGCGTTTTACCACATTGTTGTTCCCCGGGCGGCGGCCGGAGGCGGCGGCGAGGCGGGAGGGAGAGGCGGTGGCGGCGGTGGCGGCCAGAAACCGGTGCTGGTGGAGACAGCCACCGCCAAAAGCCTCTGGGAAGCCCGGCAGGCGATGCAGGAAAAGGTCAATAACCCCCTCTTTTTCGGTCACCTGCAGGCCGTGGTGATCGGCGAAGATCTGGCCCGCCAAGGCATCAAGGAAGTGCTGGACACCATGCTCAGGAGTGCGGACGTCCGGCGCAAGGCCTGGATCATAATAGGAGAGGAAGGAGCCGGCAAAATCCTCAACACCTTGCCGAAACTGGAGGCCGTTCCCTCCCTTTACCTGGCCCGCACCTTGGAAATGCAAGACTATTTAAAGATGATCACCCCCCTCCGCCTGGGGGAGTTCATGACCAAGGCGTCGGCGCCCGGGGAAGCACCGGTGGCGGCGCTTCTCAAAGCGGAGAAAGACACGGTCCGCCTGTCTGGATTGGCTGTATTCAAGGGTGATAAGATGGTGGGCAAGCTTAACACACCGGAAACACGCCACTTCCTGCTGGCGGCCATGGGGCGCGGGCTGGGGCCGGAACGAATTCCCGCTCCACGTGGAAACGGAACGCTGGTGTACACCATCACAGGGGCGCAGCGACTGGTAAAGCCTTCCGTGCGAGGGAATGAGGTTTCTCTCAGCGTGCGCGTGCGGGTAGAAGGAAACATCATGGAAAAAAACGGAGCGACCAGCCTGGCGGACGAGGCCTACCTGCGTGAGGTGGAGGCCGCGGTCGCCGCCAAACTGCAGGCCGACTGCCGCACGGTGCTTAGGCACTTCCAGAAGGACTTCCGCACAGACGCGTACGGCTTCGGCGCCATCATCCAAGCCCGCTACCCGAAGGTTTGGCGGCAAATCGACTGGGAAAAAGAATTCCCGGATGTTCCCATCAACATCCGGGTAGAAGCCGAGGTGCGCCGCCTGGGCATGGCCGCCAACTAA
- a CDS encoding GerAB/ArcD/ProY family transporter: MNKKNKQVTAYQATAIVANAIVGVVLLTLPRDVARAAGTGGPLAVMGAGFLSLLVLYLYTVLGRRFSRSTLPEYAVKTLGVFFGALVALTFIAGWLLVVALTSRLFAEIVVTSVLPRIPLETGVIVMLLLAAHLATQDIKTFARVNELFLPIIVGTFAILLALSASRVNIWRMLPPFGYGLRQVGAGVFAATPGYAGFELIALFMPFYAQPEAAIPAHRNAMLLVIALFTLTVLAATGAFGVTELVKSQWPTLELVRLVGFIGAFERLEAPFLAVYVITVFTTIGANFFGAVLTLGSLFNIKSREGWPYLLVIPLYFLAIQPPNIIALNRLISLAGMVWWSVILVAPLLILLMAVLRGKEDRPDDADQAKS, from the coding sequence ATGAACAAAAAGAATAAGCAGGTAACCGCCTACCAGGCCACCGCCATCGTCGCCAACGCCATCGTCGGCGTCGTCCTCCTCACCCTGCCGCGGGACGTCGCCCGGGCTGCCGGTACAGGAGGCCCGCTGGCCGTGATGGGCGCCGGCTTCTTAAGCCTGCTGGTGCTTTATCTTTACACCGTGCTGGGGCGGCGCTTCTCCCGGAGCACACTGCCGGAGTATGCCGTCAAAACCCTGGGCGTTTTCTTCGGCGCCCTGGTGGCCCTCACCTTCATCGCCGGCTGGCTCCTGGTAGTGGCCCTGACCAGCCGCCTGTTTGCCGAGATCGTGGTGACCTCCGTTCTTCCGCGGATACCGCTGGAGACAGGCGTCATCGTGATGCTCCTTCTCGCCGCCCACCTGGCCACCCAGGATATAAAAACCTTCGCCCGGGTAAACGAGCTCTTTCTCCCCATTATTGTGGGCACCTTCGCCATCCTCCTCGCCCTCTCCGCCTCGCGGGTGAACATTTGGCGGATGTTACCGCCGTTCGGTTACGGCCTGAGACAAGTCGGCGCCGGTGTCTTCGCGGCGACTCCGGGGTATGCCGGCTTTGAACTCATCGCGCTCTTCATGCCCTTCTATGCCCAACCTGAGGCGGCCATCCCGGCGCACCGGAACGCCATGCTCCTGGTGATAGCCCTTTTCACCCTGACCGTGCTGGCTGCCACCGGCGCCTTTGGGGTGACGGAACTCGTGAAGAGCCAGTGGCCTACCCTGGAGCTGGTGCGGTTGGTGGGGTTCATCGGGGCCTTTGAGCGCCTGGAGGCACCTTTTCTGGCCGTATACGTGATCACCGTCTTCACCACCATCGGCGCCAACTTCTTTGGCGCAGTTCTAACGCTGGGCAGCCTCTTCAACATCAAGTCGCGCGAGGGGTGGCCCTACCTTTTGGTGATCCCCCTTTACTTCCTGGCCATCCAGCCGCCCAACATCATCGCGCTGAACAGGCTGATTTCTCTCGCGGGTATGGTGTGGTGGAGTGTTATCCTGGTGGCCCCGCTGCTCATACTGCTCATGGCCGTGCTCCGCGGAAAGGAGGACCGCCCTGATGACGCCGACCAAGCAAAAAGTTAA
- a CDS encoding spore germination protein, which translates to MEGEFKKPVKAVPAAELKNRRQEEQVKQEKPARLTGNLAADLNFLRSLLHDSSDVVIRRVRLPAERDIDLALIYVDGMADKRVVDLDILQGLLHLARIQGFLDRLSKGNALEVIQTHLLTIGEIKVMAEVEKIIHSLLSGDTFILVEGAAQGLAVNTRGYETRGVQEPTIEAVVRGPREGFSENLRTNTSLLRRRIKDPDLVVEMLTIGDRTHTDIALVYIKDLANVKVVKELKGRIEKLRVDGILESGYIEQMLQDRSMTVFPQMQGTERPDKVAAGILEGRIAVIVDGTPFVLLAPAVWAQFFQSPDDFYERAHIAIFIRFIRLISMASALLLPSAYIALASFHPEMLPTSLALALAAARTGVPFSLLVEVLLMEIAVEVVREASVRLPGPIGPTVGIVGGIILGEASVRAGIVSPLTVIVVAITAIGSFATPSYSSAIALRLLRFPFMFLAATFGLIGIATGLILLTIHVASLESLGVPYLAPYAPYHVESQGDAVVRRTWPYLKERPTFLKPQDVERLPDDVGKEDTGDEQKE; encoded by the coding sequence GTGGAAGGCGAGTTCAAAAAACCGGTGAAGGCAGTCCCGGCGGCGGAACTGAAGAACCGGCGGCAGGAAGAACAGGTCAAGCAGGAAAAGCCGGCCCGGCTCACCGGGAACCTGGCCGCGGACCTAAACTTCTTGCGCTCGCTGCTGCACGACAGCTCCGACGTGGTAATACGCCGGGTCCGCCTCCCGGCCGAACGCGATATCGACCTCGCCCTCATCTACGTGGACGGCATGGCCGACAAGCGCGTGGTAGACCTGGACATTCTCCAGGGACTGCTGCACCTGGCCCGCATCCAGGGCTTTCTCGACCGCCTGAGCAAAGGCAATGCGCTCGAGGTGATTCAGACCCACCTGCTTACCATCGGCGAGATTAAGGTCATGGCCGAGGTGGAGAAGATCATCCACTCCCTCCTCTCGGGCGACACCTTCATACTGGTGGAGGGGGCGGCGCAGGGCCTCGCCGTCAACACGCGCGGGTACGAAACGCGCGGCGTGCAGGAGCCCACCATCGAGGCCGTGGTACGCGGCCCGCGCGAAGGGTTTTCCGAGAACCTGCGCACCAACACCTCACTCCTGCGCCGGCGCATCAAGGACCCGGACCTGGTGGTAGAGATGCTCACCATAGGCGACCGCACGCACACCGACATCGCCCTGGTGTACATAAAGGACCTGGCCAACGTCAAGGTGGTCAAGGAGCTTAAGGGGCGTATCGAAAAGCTCCGCGTGGACGGCATTTTAGAAAGCGGCTATATCGAGCAGATGCTCCAGGACCGCTCCATGACGGTGTTCCCGCAGATGCAGGGCACGGAGCGCCCGGATAAGGTGGCAGCCGGGATCCTGGAGGGACGCATCGCCGTCATCGTCGACGGCACTCCCTTTGTACTGTTGGCGCCGGCGGTGTGGGCGCAGTTCTTCCAGTCCCCGGACGATTTTTACGAGCGTGCGCACATCGCGATCTTCATCCGTTTCATCCGCCTGATTTCCATGGCGTCGGCTCTGCTTCTACCCTCCGCGTACATCGCCCTGGCCTCCTTTCACCCCGAGATGCTGCCCACCTCGCTGGCCCTCGCCCTGGCGGCGGCGCGCACGGGGGTTCCGTTTTCCCTGCTCGTGGAAGTGCTGCTCATGGAAATCGCCGTCGAGGTTGTCCGCGAGGCCAGCGTGCGCCTGCCGGGACCCATCGGACCTACCGTGGGTATCGTGGGCGGCATTATTCTGGGCGAGGCCTCGGTGCGGGCGGGAATCGTCAGCCCCCTTACCGTGATTGTGGTGGCCATCACCGCCATCGGCTCCTTTGCCACACCCAGTTACAGCTCGGCTATTGCGCTGCGCCTCTTGCGCTTTCCCTTTATGTTCCTGGCCGCCACCTTCGGCCTCATCGGCATCGCCACAGGGCTGATTCTCCTCACCATCCACGTAGCCTCGCTGGAATCCCTGGGGGTGCCCTACCTGGCCCCCTACGCCCCCTACCACGTCGAATCACAGGGCGATGCGGTGGTGCGGCGCACCTGGCCTTACTTGAAAGAGCGGCCCACCTTCCTTAAGCCGCAGGACGTAGAACGCCTGCCGGATGACGTGGGCAAGGAGGACACCGGCGATGAACAAAAAGAATAA
- a CDS encoding MFS transporter has protein sequence MLPDASPGRAPEPLRWPAVLWSTGAHFTLDLYMNTIPPLLPYLAQVQGLSLAETGLVLSAQSITASFLQPLAGLVLDRCGRPWVMAASLVYTAVLVSLIGLFPAYSTLLVLFTLAGLGSSLLHPLGSVTATRAAGSQPGLAVSIYSTGGNLGFALGPAFAVPLVAHFGLQALVYLLPIGLLYAASFLWVRHALPGAKPASSEKGRARPVLADRPPRWGALALLNVVSWLRAWAQFIVIAYFPYHFINQGYPVTVAGPLMSTFLLAGTVGTFAAGFLADHLGRRGVVTGSLLLSLAATWISLTARGAFAWAGIAVLGAALHALMPVSIVIAQELAPRQAGLAAGMMMGLAFGLGGLCTPLTGFLADTYGLATALASFYPIVGLALLLFLALPAEGRQGNSLPSDLKASG, from the coding sequence GTGCTGCCAGATGCTTCCCCAGGCCGGGCGCCCGAACCATTGCGCTGGCCGGCGGTGCTGTGGAGCACCGGGGCGCACTTTACCCTGGATTTATACATGAACACCATACCGCCGCTCTTGCCGTACCTGGCCCAGGTACAGGGGCTCTCCCTGGCCGAGACAGGACTGGTGCTGTCGGCCCAGTCCATCACCGCCTCGTTCCTGCAGCCGCTGGCCGGGCTGGTGCTCGACCGCTGCGGCCGCCCCTGGGTAATGGCGGCCAGCCTGGTCTACACCGCGGTATTGGTGAGCCTCATCGGGCTGTTCCCGGCCTACTCGACCCTGCTGGTCCTCTTTACCCTGGCCGGGCTCGGCTCTTCACTCCTTCACCCGCTGGGGTCGGTCACGGCCACCCGCGCCGCAGGCTCCCAGCCGGGCCTGGCGGTTTCCATCTACTCCACGGGGGGCAACCTGGGCTTTGCCTTGGGGCCTGCCTTTGCCGTGCCGCTGGTGGCGCACTTCGGCCTCCAGGCCCTGGTGTACCTGTTGCCCATCGGCCTTCTTTACGCCGCCAGCTTCCTCTGGGTGCGGCACGCGCTGCCCGGGGCGAAGCCGGCTTCCTCGGAGAAGGGGCGGGCGCGGCCCGTGCTGGCCGACCGACCGCCCCGCTGGGGCGCCTTGGCCCTGCTCAACGTGGTGTCGTGGCTCCGCGCCTGGGCCCAGTTCATCGTCATCGCCTACTTCCCTTATCACTTCATCAACCAGGGCTACCCCGTCACCGTGGCCGGCCCCCTTATGAGCACCTTCCTCCTGGCCGGCACCGTCGGCACCTTTGCAGCCGGCTTCCTGGCCGACCACCTGGGCCGGCGCGGCGTGGTCACCGGCTCCCTGCTCCTTTCCCTGGCCGCGACGTGGATCAGCCTCACGGCGCGCGGAGCCTTTGCCTGGGCGGGCATAGCCGTCCTCGGCGCAGCGCTCCACGCCTTAATGCCGGTGAGCATCGTCATCGCTCAGGAACTAGCCCCGCGGCAGGCCGGGCTGGCGGCCGGCATGATGATGGGCCTGGCCTTCGGGCTGGGCGGGCTCTGCACCCCGCTCACGGGCTTCCTGGCCGATACCTACGGCCTGGCTACGGCCCTGGCAAGCTTCTATCCCATCGTCGGCCTGGCGCTGCTGCTCTTCCTGGCGCTGCCGGCCGAGGGGAGACAGGGGAATTCCCTGCCAAGCGACTTAAAGGCGAGCGGCTGA
- a CDS encoding prenyltransferase, giving the protein MPPFWVYFLAVRGPFLSASAVPVLIGTAMARGQGHSLNPVFFGLNLAGVVALHFGANAANDYYDYLSGADPARPVKPFSGGSQLLQRGILQPRHYTFLIFGHLGLAAVIALFFGYVRGPLALVLGLTGALVAYYYTAPPVRLSYRGLGEVAVGLTFGPLAVLGSFLVQGGAPGPLPVLAGVPLGFLIADVLYVNQYSDYLEDREAGKRNLVVILGRERALPGVYLLFAAAYLSVVAAVAAGALPPAALGACLTAPLARWAAERIRRNLTEPERLTAASAATIAVHGLTGLILVLASL; this is encoded by the coding sequence ATGCCGCCCTTTTGGGTGTACTTTCTCGCCGTGCGGGGGCCTTTCCTCTCCGCCTCCGCCGTTCCTGTGCTTATCGGCACGGCCATGGCGCGCGGCCAGGGTCACAGCTTAAACCCGGTCTTTTTCGGGCTGAACCTGGCCGGCGTGGTGGCGCTGCACTTCGGGGCCAACGCCGCCAACGACTACTATGACTACCTGAGCGGGGCCGACCCGGCCCGGCCCGTAAAACCCTTCAGCGGTGGCAGCCAGCTCCTGCAGCGCGGTATCTTGCAGCCGCGGCACTACACCTTCCTCATATTCGGCCACCTGGGCCTGGCGGCCGTAATTGCCCTTTTCTTCGGTTATGTCCGTGGCCCCCTGGCCCTCGTCCTGGGTCTCACCGGGGCGCTGGTGGCCTACTATTACACAGCGCCCCCGGTAAGGCTGTCTTACCGGGGGCTGGGGGAGGTCGCGGTGGGGCTCACCTTCGGGCCGCTGGCTGTCCTGGGCTCGTTCCTGGTACAGGGCGGCGCGCCGGGGCCTCTCCCCGTCCTGGCCGGGGTGCCGCTCGGGTTTCTCATCGCCGACGTTCTTTATGTGAATCAGTATTCCGACTACCTGGAGGACCGGGAAGCGGGTAAGCGGAACCTGGTGGTTATCCTGGGGCGGGAGCGGGCCCTCCCGGGGGTGTACCTGCTCTTTGCCGCCGCCTACCTGAGCGTCGTCGCGGCCGTGGCGGCGGGTGCCCTGCCGCCCGCCGCCCTGGGCGCCTGCCTGACGGCGCCGCTGGCCCGCTGGGCGGCGGAGCGTATCCGCCGCAACCTTACGGAGCCGGAGCGCCTTACGGCCGCCTCCGCCGCCACCATCGCCGTGCACGGCCTCACCGGGCTCATCCTCGTCCTGGCCTCGCTGTAG
- a CDS encoding geranylgeranyl reductase family protein — protein sequence MQPIWDVVVVGAGPAGSQAARTAAARGLKVLLLDQAAFPRFKTCGGLISKKACAALGLPLPAGLAEQRISSVRLVGPDGEASVTRSAPFLGWTVDRAAFDAFLVEEAVRAGVELQAGTAFQGIESVAPAHITFRTSRGSVRARAAIGADGSLSSVARALAGGRRLPAWRMGLALSAALPLPAAHLAEVFGGGRAVHFHCLPLPYAFGWAFPHQDRVNLGIGAWSGAAAVLPQAFAGFARQLQLAWGLTPQSLRPRGAYLPAGGLVFRPGHGRVLLAGDAAGLVDPFAGEGIYFALRGGQLAAETLAGCLGAPGAAAMPPARLYAAACRRELLSELRPALLLTLWAGTKGRFFRCIQAQPERLELIVQIMTNPCAYRSIFPRRRKAVRPAGAE from the coding sequence ATGCAGCCGATCTGGGATGTGGTGGTGGTGGGCGCCGGGCCGGCGGGGAGCCAGGCGGCGCGCACCGCGGCGGCACGCGGGCTTAAGGTGCTTCTGCTCGACCAAGCGGCGTTTCCCCGCTTCAAAACCTGTGGCGGCCTCATCTCGAAGAAGGCCTGTGCCGCCCTGGGTCTCCCCCTGCCGGCCGGCTTGGCCGAGCAGCGTATCAGCAGCGTCCGCCTGGTAGGTCCGGATGGTGAAGCATCCGTAACGCGCTCGGCACCCTTTCTCGGCTGGACGGTGGACCGGGCCGCTTTCGATGCCTTCCTGGTCGAGGAAGCCGTGCGGGCCGGGGTGGAGCTTCAGGCGGGGACGGCCTTTCAGGGCATAGAAAGCGTCGCTCCCGCTCATATTACCTTCCGGACCAGCCGGGGCAGCGTGAGGGCCCGCGCCGCCATCGGCGCTGACGGCAGCCTGAGCTCGGTGGCCCGGGCGCTGGCCGGGGGGCGGCGCCTCCCCGCCTGGCGCATGGGGCTGGCCCTAAGCGCCGCGCTCCCGCTGCCGGCGGCGCACCTGGCCGAGGTGTTCGGCGGCGGCCGCGCCGTTCACTTTCACTGCCTGCCGCTTCCCTATGCCTTCGGCTGGGCCTTCCCGCACCAAGATCGCGTCAACCTGGGAATAGGCGCCTGGAGCGGAGCGGCGGCCGTGCTGCCCCAGGCTTTTGCCGGGTTCGCGCGCCAGCTCCAGCTGGCCTGGGGGCTTACCCCCCAGTCCCTGCGCCCCCGCGGGGCCTACCTCCCAGCCGGCGGGCTCGTGTTTCGTCCCGGGCACGGCCGGGTACTCTTAGCCGGCGATGCGGCCGGCCTGGTGGACCCCTTCGCCGGCGAGGGCATCTACTTTGCGCTGCGCGGCGGGCAGCTCGCCGCCGAGACCCTGGCCGGGTGCCTGGGAGCCCCCGGGGCCGCGGCCATGCCCCCCGCCCGGCTCTATGCCGCCGCTTGCCGCCGGGAGCTCCTCAGTGAGCTTAGGCCGGCCCTGCTCCTCACCCTCTGGGCGGGGACGAAGGGGCGCTTTTTTCGTTGCATCCAGGCGCAGCCGGAAAGGCTGGAACTCATCGTCCAGATAATGACCAACCCGTGCGCCTACCGGAGCATTTTCCCCCGGCGACGGAAAGCGGTACGGCCGGCCGGGGCCGAATAG